The following are encoded in a window of Castanea sativa cultivar Marrone di Chiusa Pesio chromosome 9, ASM4071231v1 genomic DNA:
- the LOC142611161 gene encoding glycosyltransferase-like At2g41451: MAGLRPTSSSSSLSLASSSSSSSSQSFASRLVLLLTLLSFTLAGFAFILQWRGGLNDPITRWSPDHHEFPGMAISGSGPSHPSRSDCVDLLGQSRSPAFPYYRDWSFGFGSDLKPKICITTSTSANLEQILPWIFYHKVIGVSNFFLFVEGKAASANVTKVLESIPGVKVIYRTRELEEQQAKSRIWNETWLASFFYKPCNYELFVKQSLNMEMAIVMAREAGMDWIFHLDTDELIHPAGTREYSLRQLLSDIPGNVDMVIFPNYESSVERDDIKEPFSEVSMFKKNYDHLPKEVYFGNYKDATRGNPNYFLTYGNGKSAARIQDHLRPNGAHRWHNYMKSPNEIKLDEAAVLHYTYPKFSDLTSRRDRCGCKPTKEDVKRCFMLEFDRAAFIIASTATEEEMLRWYNERIVWTDKELNLKLMRKGILTRVHAPSVIIQSLRESGVFSTTIASAMKTSVSKESFLKSVESSNSSRVLSSGVISSRKIGNSRETQTNGRKVLEITEFDSHPLAIPPLSPPGLHDFHIDT; encoded by the exons ATGGCGGGTCTCAGACCcacctcttcttcttcatctttatcattagcttcttcttcttcttcttcttcttcacagtCCTTCGCGTCTCGCCTCGTCTTGCTCCTCACACTTCTCTCTTTCACCCTCGCTGGCTTCGCTTTCATTCTCCAATGGCGGGGCGGACTCAACGACCCCATTACCCGTTGGTCTCCGGACCACCACGAGTTCCCCGGAATGGCCATTTCCGGGTCCGGACCCTCCCACCCTTCTCGCTCCGATTGTGTCGATCTTCTCGGCCAGAGTCGCTCGCCGGCGTTTCCTTATTACAGGGATTGGAGTTTCGGGTTCGGGTCGGATCTGAAGCCAAAG ATATGTATTACGACGAGCACTTCTGCTAATCTAGAGCAGATTTTGCCATGGATCTTTTATCATAAAGTTATTGGAGTttcaaactttttcctttttgtggAAGGGAAGGCTGCCTCTGCAAATGTGACTAAAGTCTTAGAATCAATTCCA GGGGTGAAAGTTATATACAGAACCAGAGAATTAGAGGAGCAGCAAGCTAAAAG CCGAATATGGAATGAAACTTGGTTGGCCAGCTTCTTCTACAAGCCATGTAACTATGAGTTGTTTGTGAAGCAATCTCTCAATATGGAAATGGCAATTGTCATGGCAAGG gAGGCTGGAATGGATTGGATTTTCCATCTTGACACTGATGAACTAATACATCCAGCAGGAACTAGGGAGTACTCTTTGAGACAATTGCTGTCTGACATTCCTGGAAATGTTGATATGGTTATCTTTCCAAATTAT GAGAGCAGTGTTGAACGAGATGATATTAAGGAACCTTTCAGTGAG GTCTCAATGTTCAAGAAGAACTATGATCATCTTCCAAAAGAGGTATATTTTGGCAATTACAAAGACGCAACTCGTGGTAACCCAAACTACTTTTTGACCTATGGAAATGGGAAATCAGCTGCTCGGATTCAAGATCATCTTCGTCCCAATGGTGCACACAGATGGCACAACTACATGAAGTCCCCAAA TGAGATCAAATTAGATGAGGCTGCTGTTCTACATTACACATACCCTAAATTTTCTGATTTAACTTCAAGACGTGACCGGTGTGGCTGCAAGCCTACAAAGGAAGATGTTAAAAGATGCTTCATGCTGGAGTTTGACAGAGCT GCATTCATAATTGCTTCCACTGCAACAGAGGAGGAAATGCTGCGCTG GTACAATGAACGCATTGTGTGGACTGACAAAGAACTAAACTTAAAACTTATGAGGAAGGGTATCTTGACTCGCGTTCATGCTCCTAGT gTCATTATTCAAAGTCTGAGGGAATCTGGTGTTTTTAGCACCACAATAGCATCAGCTATGAAAACGAGTGTTTCAAAGGAAAGTTTCTTAAAATCTGTTGAGAGTAGCAACTCTTCTAGGGTACTATCATCTGGAGTTATTTCTTCAAGAAAGATTGGTAACAGCAGAGAGACCCAAACAAATGGAAGAAAGGTCTTGGAAATCACAGAATTTGATTCTCACCCCTTGGCTATCCCACCCTTATCTCCTCCTGGCCTGCATGATTTTCACATTgatacttaa
- the LOC142609236 gene encoding uncharacterized protein LOC142609236: protein MGCFPLFSTVTLFVASLSLLISSSCGVTPAVLATICSQTQNQEICEGILTSDPRTSSADLPTLSLISLELTMKQASDNNQSFTQFRDNTTNPSLKNDFSNCVTLYNDMQDKLKAAYLLSEQRKYKNITELGQLTTLAYNCENGLPSDSPTAAITEDMLLTSQTAVSVNAYIATQFA, encoded by the coding sequence ATGGGCTGCTTTCCATTATTCTCTACTGTTACTCTCTTTGTagcatctctttctcttctcatCTCTTCCTCTTGTGGTGTCACCCCTGCTGTCCTGGCCACCATTTGCTCCCAAACTCAAAACCAAGAAATCTGTGAGGGTATATTAACAAGCGATCCGCGTACTAGCTCGGCAGACCTCCCCACACTCTCATTAATATCACTTGAGCTAACAATGAAACAAGCTAGTGACAATAACCAGAGTTTTACACAATTTCGGGACAACACTACCAATCCGTCTCTCAAAAATGATTTTTCCAATTGTGTGACGCTTTACAATGATATGCAAGACAAGCTCAAAGCGGCTTACCTGTTGTCAGAGCAGAGAAAGTACAAGAACATCACTGAGTTAGGCCAGTTGACAACTCTAGCTTACAATTGCGAAAATGGGCTCCCTTCTGATTCACCTACTGCTGCTATAACGGAAGATATGCTCTTGACTAGCCAAACTGCAGTAAGTGTCAATGCATACATCGCTACCCAATTTGCATAG